Genomic window (Ananas comosus cultivar F153 linkage group 1, ASM154086v1, whole genome shotgun sequence):
tcgtgcaagccatatgtgtatgtttccgcatgtgcaaaatatttactctatttgtacttgtgttgagccttgggtggatagGGGATGTGCTGtacgttcggcgtctgttcgacgtgcccgaaccggccaaataggtacggtcccggggcgtgacaaccacTTTCATATTTTCTAAATCCTTCATTCCTAGTCTTCCCTCCTCTTTACTTCTGCATATAGACTTCTAAAACTACACTGATCTAGGGTACATCTATCTCTGGTCACAATGGTAGTATGCTAACTATAACGCTACGTCCTTTCTCGCGCCGCCGTGCCACTCACATGTGCACCTGTAAAacatggggggtgagaactacaaacaTAGTTTCCAGTAGGTTCGGCTACCGACCTCGCcaacttttccactaggtctaatcaggcataagtagataaaaGAATAGGTAAATAACAATGCAACTATACTGAGCATATATAGGAATGAAAACGACCTCTACTATGCCTTTACAACAATAGAGAATAAATTTCATGGTCCAATATATTCAACGATGCTCTTTACTTAGTCTTGACTCAATTTATTCTTGACCCAATCAGGAGCTTTCACAAGACCAAGCCCAACTCAGCCCTCTCAACCACGTGGAGACTAGCTTCACTGCTCCGTAACCTACCTCGGACTACTCACAAAGGTAGCATGATCGACCCATCACCCAGCATGTGACTCCACTATACTCACTCTCAACACATGAtgcaaaaatacaaaatggCACAGGATACGAGTCTATCTCTACCCAAAGTATCCCATGCAACCAATGGTAACCGCTATACTTTTACAATATCAATACGGTCAAGTTCTCACCACATGCACATATATGGAATGCAAAATACTGAACAATAACCTGTCTCTTTACCTTGATCCAATTGCATCGGCTTACCCGTAGGTCAAGCCATATCTCACACTGCCAAGTGGGGAGGAGGTCTTTCACTCCCGAGCCACCACCTTGGCCGGCCATGTAGGGAGGAGGTCTTTCACTCCTAAGCCACTACCATGGCTGTCTACCGGGAGGTACCTTTGTGACCCTCGCCCACTTTTATGTGACACTCCAGATCTCACGGCTTGGGAGTCGTGACCTCTGCAAGCCAAGTATAGATCGTCATGTCATGCAATGCTCAACAATGACGAGGCACACAATGCCATACTATGAATGCAATGACCAAATATCTCTTTGGCGCTCAAGGTTCAAACAACTTGTGCCACTAGATCCATGCTACTAACCATGGTGACAACAACAACACCAAGGAATCTCTTTCAATCCCTAGCATGGTGTGGAGGATATCTTTCAATTTGTCGCATACTCAATAATATCAAAGCACTAGTTGTCACACTACACATGCACCAACCTAATTTTCTCCACTTATATTAGAGATTCCAATCAATTATGTTGTGTGCATCAATAGGATATGCGAACACCACATTATGTGGACATAAGTAAACATGCAATGACTCAATTCCACATTTAAACTTGGGATTCTCTCAATTCATGCCATGTTCTTTTTATCCACAACAAATCATATCCAATCCATTGTTCCATCACTAGGTTTACGTTCAACATCATAATGGCACCTAGTATTTACTTCATTCCAATgtccacacttgttttctatgtCCAAACCACTAGTTTTCTCTATTAGTTCAATACATCATTAGGGTTCATGTGTCACTAAGTTCACACATTCTAAATTCCAAGTATCATAGGAGACATACAAGTTTCtggaataagaattaattaAACCCTATTACATACAATTTATTCACGTATACATATTTTCAAGGAATGGGAtttagacatagggagaaatCCAACCATTTCGAAGAGCATCAACCATCTTGCAACATTTTCGATTACTTGTAAACACTTGCAATCAAGTTCCCGCGGCCAACATCACCCAGTTCTATTCGTTACTCGAAATTGATAACCGAACGCTTGTCGGTTTCCAAATCCAAGTTATTTGGGGTACTTCTCTAATcttcaattaaaaaaacaagAGGGTCAATTTGGTTGAAaacctgaaaaccccaaaacccccaTTTTTAACCCTAGATTCTAACTTCGCCAAAAACGCCCCAAAATTCATGGAGAAATCTTGATTAAACTAGAATAGAATCATCTAAGGAACTCAATAATCTCAATTTCAAGGGATTTAacgaaaaccctaaaccttaatcCGAAGAACACACCTAGGATCGCGAGCTTCCCAAGCAACTACACGCGCTAGAGCTCGATTCTCTACTCCTTGAAGCTTTCCCGAGTTCGATCTCCACCAAATCTCCAagtttggagaagaagaagaagaagaagagagtgagagagacgAGCTTCTCTCTGTCTTTTCCTCTCCCtgcgtgcgtgcgtgcatgTGGGGCTAATAGAGAAAAAGGGGAAAGGGCCCCCCTTATATAAGCCCCCACCacgaaattatcaaaatacgCTTAAAAACTGTATTTTGCAGAACTGCATACCGGTACTCGGATTTGCGTACCAATACTCAGGCATTTAGTTCCGGTGCCCTCTTTTCAGTTCCTCAAAACCTGAACGTTAGATTCCCAAGTTTTCTATTGCGTGCTGGTACCCATTTTTCCAGAACTAGTACTCAGCCttttcagtaccggtactcaagtTCAGTTCCTCAAAAtccgagagctggtttctcttgtttttttattGCGTACTAGTACCTATTTTTCCAGTACCGGCACTCAGCACAAAATATGCAGCTTTGACAGATTTAATATTTTGGAGTTCGTTTTCACACCCGATTTGCTACGAAAACACTCAAATACTCCCCAAACTACGCCGTAATTATTTTACTAGCTTTTTAAGCTACTTTTCATTAGAACTCCATAATTTGCAGGAGGTCGGTACATTACAGGTCAGCTCTACTCGGACTTATTCCTGTTTATTTTCTCAACTGTTGCCCACTCAAAAAAGTTGCCACATAAAACATAGGTTTATTACTTGCTTTCTATTTGCCTCACCGAAAAATATAATGTCATTGGCATACTGTATAATAACGACTTTTTCATCATTATTAATTGGATCCAAACCCTCTCAACAGATTGTTAGTGACGTATCTTGCTTTCATTCTAGCTAGCCCTTGAGCcaccaaaaggaaaagaaaagaagacagATGGTCCCCCTCGCGTAGGCCTCTTGTTGTCTTGATGAATTTTGTAGGTACTCCATTGACCAGGATTGTTACTTTGGCATTGGAAATACACTGACCAATCCAACCACACCACTTGTGGTTAGTCCCGAGCCACATCAAGAGCTTTGAAATTCTAGTTCACTCCAGCATAGGCCTTCTCAAAGTCCGTCtataatactatcaatagtaccaaatacttggtgctatcgagttttttgcCGCTAGATTtatccctttgatcatttctacatattagatcatactattcaaccaaccaaccactcaatcctagaagaccactatcatttttaCCGTGGACCTCTATCATTCTAACTGCATATCCCTACATCCAAAGGCTGAAATTAAACCAATAGCACTtggtactataaatagtatagtagcctaattccctgtctccctctcactctctctctctctctctatatatatatatatagatataagaGGGTGTAGAGTTTAGTGGGTATTAGTGATTGAAGGGTTTAGAGTTATTGGCggtaatttaatatatttagagTGGCGTTAGTGATGGATTTGCATGTTTAGGAAGAATTGGTGATATTTTCAACTTTGTAAGggcatttataatattttaaagttaaatgtAGAGGGATAGATTTGAAATAGcactcttttcttttaataaaaagCTCCTTAAATGGTTTTCTCTTTTTGACGCACCGTAATTATTTGGAGCCTTGCAGAGATTATGGGCTTCGCTTTTAGGTATGAATAACCTTGCCATTCTACTTGGGGGCGCGAAAAAAGAAAGCAATTACAACACAACAATTACACATTTGAATACACAATGCCAAATAGATAAAATGCAAGTACATGCTGCTGAATTTAAAATACGGACCATTCCTAACGCAAGAGACAAAGGACCTGATGGTGGTTCCCGAGGTCCAAAGTTCAGAAAGCTAATTGGTTcacatttctaattaaattCATTTGTAAGAAAAACAAATGAAGTAGGTACTGTACTATTTTTCtctagaaaaaaagaaaaactgcaTTTAAAATTACATCAAAGCAACTTAGATCTATAAGTGATAAGATGCTCTACAGATCACAATAATGGACATAAAATTGAACTCACGATGATATTATGCTACCGCAAACACTGATCTGATGAGAGATGACCTAATGATAGTCTTAACATTGTCAACAACCGAATTATTAGTTCCAAGATCAGAAATACGAATCAACTACACTAATAGTGATTAGTGAGTTATAATATAGTTTATGCTCTCCAAATTCAGTCACTTTCTGAAAACAAACACCAACATACATATGCTTGTGAATTgggaatattatttaatatttttttattttctaaatattaattttatatcaatatttgatatattaataaaaaaaataattttttgtcaaTTATTCAATGCACTACGGTCAAAGAGTGAATAACAACTTTTTccaacgaaaaaaaaagttatttttaaattttaagtttttaacattaatttatgtaaaaattttatttaaaaaaatttaaaaagaaaatgaaaacaaTGCCAAACGATCGAGATCCTAATACACAGTCAGAAACTTTTTATGAGCATTGGCAACTTAGTTGAAATTAAAGAATTAGAGATCAAGGAgtgaaaacttaaaaaagatttagagacaatggtgtaattaatccaaaaagaaaaaggaaaggaaaacgcacataaataaataaataaagagagaaattaaGAAGCCATGCATGAATCGGCCTCTTCAACTTTTCTTGCTCTTGcttgagttgttgttgttgttgttgctgccgCCATGGTGGAAGTCGAGGAGGACGGTACTCTTGCACTTGGGGCACTTGGGCTCGTCCTCGGACAACATCACGTACATGAGGCATCTCGGACACCCGACCACCACcatcggcggcgccgcctccgggCTCTCCGACCGCTTCTGCTCACCCTCCTCCGACGACACGCACGAGCTCGGCGGCGACACCGACGCTGACGCTGACGATgaccccccctcctcctcctcctctcccgctCGCTGCCGCGGCACGTTGAACCTCAGCTCCACGTTGGTGCTCTTCCTATTGCTCCGCCTCATCTCACTCTACATACAAAAGAAACTCATATTTAGCATGCGATAAGTGAAACAACCAATCTTTCGCATGGTCTCAGAGCAAATTTTATATGCTCATCATGATAGAACCTAGAAGTTGGGTATTTGAACCTTTTATTCTAATACCGTGTAAAACAACTTTTATGTTTGAAATAGTTTTGGCTGATATTACTATATAAATAAGTATGGAGTTTAGATTTGTGGGAGTTGTTGAATAACATACCTTAGaaattgtagagagagagagggagagagaggtggggaaggaggaggaggaggagagagaaaggaggctGCTGCAGCTTCTCCTTGTTGTATGAGAGGGGAAATTGGGAAGTGGGTAGGAAGAGCTTCACCAACACAAGATGATTTATGCACATCACAAATGCTTTATAtaatgagagagggagggggattGAGTGGGAGGTGATgcttagggatgcaaacagggcggatccgggggcgggagagttcccccacctcccgctccatttcttatctaggcggggcggattcggggcgggttacttttcattttatttttggctcccacttaccgctctattcggggcggatcggggcgagagcggggcgggagcggatttttaacggatcggagtagattgaaggaagaaaagagtctcccacctcccgctccatttacttggcggatcggggcggattcgggatgggttatatttttctatattttttgttcccacttaccaccccattcggggcggatcggggcggagctccaccaacccggatccatttgcatccctagtgatgctatatatatatatatatatatatatatatatatatatatttaatttaattcctTGATTCTTGCCCTCTGATTCTCTAATAGctaaatattatttgtatatcCAAAAGTAATGtgtaaatcttaaatttttttactcaaatgtaaaaaaaaatttatgatttaaatgtaaaattttttttatgattttaatgTTAAGTGGTTATGACTGCAGGGAACAAAAACGTTTACTTGGTTAGataggattttttattttattttttatttttgagagataggtagcacgctactcgcttcgtttattttatttagaaataaactttgccggaaatgtgaatcaactaggattcgaacttgggtctcgggtactaaccaccaaaccttttgccacttgctctagggacggtcggttcgGATGGAAAATAAGTTAGAATTAAGAGCTTGAAATGTTTTATTGCCAaaactgaagaaaaaaaaaagaaagaaaagaaaagaatgaagtGTGTATTTTAGAGCTTACCTATTAACTTAAAGGGTTTTTTAGGGGAGTTGAAGCCCTTGAACATAAATAACTATTGCATTGACTTTGATGCTCAAGTGTTTAAAGTACATTGCCCCTTTCTGTTTTTATCTTTATAACTCTTGCATTTGCTTCCTATATGCGTTTGTGTTGAGTACTACTGGAAGGGTTTGATTACCTTCGATGTCAAATTGACTTACAGTGGGTATTTACGTTTTTTAACCTGCGGACAACGAATGCAGATGTGAATAAATAATAGATactaaattttgtaatcataTTTAATCTACAATCACCTTTTAGTAATCATATTTAATCTACAATCACCTTTTAGTTATAATCTTTACAAATTATGTAGTGTCTCTAGGGTTTAGCTGTCTGACTGACTACAGTATCAGTGGCTTGTCGACATATTTATAGAGTGTCGGAACGAGTCGGAGTTATTTTGTCGCGAAATAGACGCGAAAACGGACTCGGAGCTGTGAGAGTTGGAGTTtggacactgaaatctgcaaaaacaGGATTTTGAGTGTTGTGTACCGGTATCTAAGAGGAGTACCGATACCCTTGAGAGATTACATGAACAGGTGCTCTCGAGTTTTAGTGTTGCGTACTTGTACCTAttggtgagtaccggtactgggactAGGTACCGGTGCTGCATTGAgctagtaccggtacactgtaTTAAATCTAGCTACGCAGCGCTCAGGTTTTATCTGATTaagcactgggtaccggtacccaaatTGAGCACCGGTACTCAGGCGGCAGAATTGAGTTGGTAAGaggccttttggtcattttgctaTTGGATTTATCCGAACCGACCCCCAGCCAGTATATATGTTTAGGGAGCTTGGAGAACACTGTTAGCttctcccctttctctctctttagcttGTATACCACGTTCAATGAGAATTTGAAGGTCGATCTCATTTCTGTTCTTCAGATCTTTGGAGGCAGGGATGGAGCTATTGAGGGGCCCACAGTGGCCATAGCCCCccctaaattatttaaaattatataaaagtcctttataataaaaattaaaatattataaattttaattttaaggggccaaattaatttttttaacaaaatttgtgtctcgatttttttttcgaatttgtTGGTCCTTTCCCTTCAACTCTTACAATCTTGTTCCTTTCTGAGCATATTGTCGTTATCAGTGaatctgacaaattttttttcttactatctGTTGATGCCAAATTTCAAATGAACACGCCGACTTAGCCCACGTATGAGCCGAAAAAATAAAGACACGTgatacaccaggagtcggcaataaggcgcttGAAGgccaagagcgtttaggcgggaacggttgaaaagtggggcgtaacttccatgtgaagtggggcataacttccatgtgaagtgggATGTAACTTCCACGAGAAATGGGGCGTAACTTGCACGATCATGATTACAACCACTCCtccaaccaaccaataatgtgggttgatgTCACTATAAATAGTGacttcaaagcctgtaataagggtcttttcccctgtgaacaaaagaccacccttattttctctgcattttatcgcttttctaggagtaatctaaatgtaatatttttctttaaagcatttactgctttcctaggagtagttcgctaagaagaaccttggagtctgtctaccccacgggcatcactccgttgtagactacatttacagagtctgtctgccccacgggcatcactttgttgtaaactatatttctgagtctgtatgcccttcgggcacactcttttttattattatataaagacATTCAgttctttcagccgaccagtcattaTGTACTTTTTCCATTCGGCCCTTCAGCCGACCCTAATTTCTGTGcagtccgtacattcggctcatccagccgaaccgagtTTACTGTAgagttttcgaactcggctgatcagatccctcatcagccgaatcgcttgatctgtcaaAGGGCGCACACTTTGAGGGTCATCGttcgcagccgttcctcactccgacgcgctccccgaggaagatatttgaccgggtcaagggtcggaaaATTCGGCTACTAACAATTTTGGCATGCCCGGTGGGACCTTATTTTtaaggtaaatttatatttttatatagattatggctgatgataacgccataaATATACGTAATAGGGtcattcctagaaattctgggagtgatcaaCCAAGTGATTCAGAAAATGCTGgcgaatgtcaagcagttttgccagttgaagaagaaactagtggacagtcggctcatcaagagccgagtctaactcagacgctcggccagatgagccaagtcctgcaaactttagatcaaaatatccatcaaagtaccgctcgactagacacggtgctggccgccatcacggcctataatgaaaatattgcacgaatagggcaattattgaaTCGAAATGAGCAACTAATGACAGGTTTACAAGGGCCTATGATGACACTAGTATTGCAAAATCCTGCGATACCGGTAAATGGACAGCCGCAATACCAAGGGGCACCATTCCAAGCGACTTATAGACCGGCCGTCGTCAATACCAGTCAACAATCGGAAATTACATGGGGATTGCCACCAGCTCCGCCGATGGCAAcataccagccccaaaatgtaggggctagagcTAGGGGGCAGGCTCCAAATATTCAAGGAGCAAATCCCATAGTACAAAACATCGGACCATTACAAGGACCGAATGCAGCACAAGCACAGATTCATTTGCAggggaacaataatgaaatatacgcacaaattgaagaagccatccgaaatattTTCGGAAttggcgcaaggccggcaatgcggcctgtatttcGTTCCCCTTATCCCGCGAGCATAGACGCAGAAcatccgtatccggcaaactggaaaatgccgaagttcgacaagttttcgggcgatgagaccgagaattCGGTCGAGCACGtagcccggttcacggcccaatgtagagaagcggccgctgactcatttttcaaacttcgattatttaacacgtcgttaactaaaacggcattttacttggtatacaagtttatcatcCAATTCtgtccaagattgggacgaattggaaagaaaatttcataagcgattctataggtcggagccacaattatcggtcaCCGACTTagctttataccgacaaatgtcaggtgaaacggtcgaagagtatttgaaccgtttcaaaatagccaaaacccggtgctttatgagaatactggaatcagagttcgccagaATGGtgttaaatggtctgcattttaagataaaagaccattttgaagataagtatttttctaacatatttgatctaggtgttcgagttgcccaatatgagcaatttaagaagaaaagtgaggacgattggctgcaatggagccgatataaaaatcaaagcaaagacaaggagaaatccttgctagaagaacagtcggttcaaaaagagccgagccaatcaagtaaaagtgaagaatcggctgaagAAGCCGAGGTATATATGGCTGGTAAAGAGCCATTTTCTTCAAGGAGAAATTCTTGATAGAAGAGCATTCGGTTCAAGGAGAGCCGAATCGATCGAATAAAAgtaagaatcggctgatgaagccgaggtatatgcaGCTGGGATGATAA
Coding sequences:
- the LOC109717428 gene encoding uncharacterized protein LOC109717428, whose product is MAGNDLASAVDLGVDKASCSSYPLPNFPSHTTRRSCSSLLSLSSSSSFPTSLSLSLSTISKSEMRRSNRKSTNVELRFNVPRQRAGEEEEEGGSSSASASVSPPSSCVSSEEGEQKRSESPEAAPPMVVVGCPRCLMYVMLSEDEPKCPKCKSTVLLDFHHGGSNNNNNNSSKSKKS